In Salmo trutta unplaced genomic scaffold, fSalTru1.1, whole genome shotgun sequence, the following are encoded in one genomic region:
- the LOC115185529 gene encoding transmembrane protein 53 — MSVIVGAGRFLAQRVTRSITYYYTSRTPGGDTPSPPTISPTSSHLDAPFPSPSYSLSTTPLLPDLPSHHVSSILTHSALDVSSLSPSSPSSSPRPLLLLFPWLGARPGAMAKYRNLYLERGLDILSVESTVWHFLWPRWGLEYGAEVLELLDDPRFKGRPLLVHAFSIGGYTFSQLLSQMVREPHKYPGLAQRVVGHVYDSLVIGSLEHMATGLGKTLFPRMEPLVRYTALLYFWLFKSQTVHYYDNSVQVFYNSPVTAPALFFFCENDALCDPVAMEAVLDFWRKRGVAVETRKWKESVHAAHLRCHPEDYLSTLENFFHSLNIAPLRAKM; from the exons ATGTCTGTGATAGTGGGAGCGGGGCGGTTCTTAGCCCAGAGGGTCACCAGAAGCATCACCTACTACTACACCAGCCGGACACCAGGGGGTGATACCCCCTCTCCTCCTACCatctcccccacctcctcccatCTAGACGCTCCTTTTCCCTCACCCTCGTActccctctccaccacccccTTGCTCCCAGACTTGCCCTCTCACCACGTTTCCTCAATTCTCACCCATTCCGCTTTGGATgtatcatccctctctccatcctcgccctcctcctccccccgtcCCCTCCTCCTGCTTTTCCCGTGGCTTGGCGCCCGACCTGGGGCCATGGCGAAGTACCGGAACCTCTACCTGGAACGCGGCCTGGACATCCTATCTGTGGAGAGCACTGTGTGGCACTTCCTGTGGCCCCGCTGGGGGCTGGAGTATGGTGCCGAGGTCCTGGAGCTCCTTGACGACCCGCGTTTCAAAGGGCGCCCCCTTCTGGTCCACGCCTTCTCCATCGGCGGGTACACTTTCTCCCAGCTTCTTAGCCAGATGGTCAGGGAGCCACACAAGTACCCGGGCCTGGCCCAACGGGTTGTAGGACATGTCTATGACAGCCTGGTGATCGGGTCGCTGGAGCATATGGCTACAG gCCTGGGCAAGACCCTGTTCCCTCGTATGGAGCCCCTGGTGCGATACACCGCTCTGCTCTACTTCTGGCTCTTCAAGTCCCAGACGGTGCACTACTACGACAACTCAGTCCAGGTCTTCTACAACAGCCCCGTCACCGCCCCGGCGCTCTTCTTCTTCTGCGAGAACGACGCGCTGTGTGACCCCGTCGCCATGGAGGCGGTCCTCGACTTCTGGAGGAAGCGGGGCGTTGCTGTGGAAACCAGGAAGTGGAAGGAGTCTGTGCACGCTGCTCATCTGCGCTGTCACCCAGAGGATTATCTCTCCACACTGGAGAATTTTTTTCACTCGCTCAACATCGCCCCCCTCAGGGCTAAGATGTAA